A genomic region of Streptomyces diastaticus subsp. diastaticus contains the following coding sequences:
- a CDS encoding RDD family protein: MTTEPPPPGSGSSPDDDPFRKPPQSGGGSPYDPPPPGGGDPHGPPPGGGSPYGGNPYDNPPPPGGGGPYGGAGGGGPYGGDPLAGMPPLAPSGKRVLARVIDMIIVGVVVWLLSLLFSVGTWDTDVDNIDAGKSFGQSLIAAILYIAYDTVLTARTGQTVGKRLMHLRVADLSNGATPSTQTSLIRAAVLWIPFAFCCACVWTLICGGWSFFDRPYKQGLHDKAAKTVEVTTP, encoded by the coding sequence ATGACGACCGAACCGCCGCCCCCCGGGTCCGGCTCCTCGCCGGACGACGACCCGTTCCGCAAGCCGCCCCAGTCCGGCGGCGGCAGCCCGTACGACCCGCCCCCGCCGGGCGGCGGAGACCCCCACGGCCCGCCGCCCGGCGGGGGCTCCCCGTACGGCGGCAACCCGTACGACAACCCCCCGCCGCCCGGCGGCGGCGGTCCCTACGGTGGCGCCGGGGGAGGCGGCCCGTACGGCGGAGATCCGCTGGCGGGGATGCCGCCGCTGGCGCCGAGCGGCAAGCGCGTGCTGGCCCGCGTCATCGACATGATCATCGTCGGCGTCGTGGTCTGGCTGCTGTCCCTGCTGTTCAGCGTCGGCACCTGGGACACGGACGTCGACAACATCGACGCCGGCAAGTCCTTCGGCCAGTCCCTGATCGCCGCGATCCTCTACATCGCCTACGACACGGTCCTCACCGCCCGCACCGGCCAGACCGTCGGCAAGCGCCTGATGCACCTGCGCGTCGCCGACCTGAGCAACGGCGCGACGCCCAGCACGCAGACCTCGCTCATCCGCGCCGCGGTCCTCTGGATCCCGTTCGCCTTCTGCTGCGCCTGTGTCTGGACCCTCATCTGCGGTGGCTGGAGCT